The Flavobacterium jumunjinense genome includes a region encoding these proteins:
- a CDS encoding efflux RND transporter periplasmic adaptor subunit → MRKLTYIIALTLILTSCKNNTEEVIETVDEGLITVTKEQFQSLKLEIGTPKEQDFNVGIKATGKIDVPPENRAKITSFVGGYVKTTHLLIGDKVKKGQALVTLENTEFIDIQKDYLEVAEQISYLKSEYDRQKTLYDEKITSQKNYLKAESEYKRANAMYQSLKKKLELLNISLAQVLKGNLTSTITLFAPIAGDITVMNANVGVFMSPSDVILEIVDTEHLHIELAVFEKDILAVKIGQNIDFTVPQASKEVFKAEVVLVGKSIEGNDRTIMIHGHLDKSIKQRLLTGMFVEATILTDSKKGFAIPSDALITEVDKNYVLLLKSTTKENYIFEKVAVIIGEKSISEVEIIVNKRITKESKILTKGVFDIY, encoded by the coding sequence ATGAGAAAATTAACTTATATTATAGCTTTAACTTTGATTTTAACTTCTTGTAAAAACAATACTGAGGAAGTTATTGAAACCGTAGATGAGGGTTTAATCACTGTAACTAAAGAACAATTTCAATCTTTAAAATTAGAAATTGGAACACCAAAAGAGCAAGATTTTAATGTAGGAATTAAAGCTACAGGAAAAATCGATGTTCCACCAGAAAACAGAGCGAAAATAACATCATTCGTTGGAGGTTATGTAAAAACAACGCACTTGTTAATTGGTGATAAAGTAAAAAAAGGGCAAGCTTTAGTTACGCTTGAGAACACTGAATTTATTGATATTCAGAAAGATTATTTAGAAGTAGCTGAACAAATTAGTTATTTAAAATCAGAATACGATAGACAAAAAACCTTGTATGATGAAAAAATTACTTCTCAAAAAAACTATCTAAAAGCTGAAAGTGAGTACAAAAGAGCTAACGCAATGTATCAGAGTTTAAAAAAGAAATTAGAATTATTAAACATTTCTCTTGCTCAAGTTTTAAAAGGAAATCTAACATCAACGATTACACTTTTTGCACCTATTGCTGGTGATATTACAGTTATGAATGCTAATGTTGGGGTGTTCATGTCTCCTTCAGATGTCATTTTAGAGATTGTTGATACAGAACATTTACATATAGAATTAGCTGTTTTTGAAAAAGATATTTTAGCTGTCAAAATTGGACAAAATATTGATTTTACTGTTCCTCAAGCTTCTAAAGAAGTTTTTAAAGCAGAAGTTGTATTAGTTGGTAAATCTATTGAAGGAAATGACAGAACCATAATGATTCACGGGCATTTAGATAAATCGATAAAACAAAGATTGCTAACTGGAATGTTTGTAGAAGCAACTATTTTAACAGATTCTAAAAAAGGTTTTGCAATTCCTAGTGATGCTTTAATTACAGAAGTTGATAAAAATTACGTACTTTTATTGAAATCTACTACTAAAGAGAATTATATTTTTGAAAAAGTAGCTGTTATAATTGGAGAAAAATCAATATCAGAAGTAGAAATAATTGTTAATAAAAGAATAACTAAAGAATCTAAAATCTTAACTAAAGGGGTTTTTGACATATACTAA
- a CDS encoding CusA/CzcA family heavy metal efflux RND transporter, which translates to MLEKIIAFSLKNKFIVILFTLGILGFGLYSLTQISIGAVPDVTNNQVQVITTSQNLSTQDIEQYITYPVELEMANLPGVEEIRSISKFGLSVVTIVFNDEIGTYLPRQLIAEKIKSASEKIPAGFGTPQMGPITTGLGEIYQYTLEVKPEYKDEYSVTDLRTLQDWVVKRQLSGIKGVVEINTWGGYLKQYEIAVVPSALKSMNITISDVLTALEKNNSIAGGAYIEKTNQSYFIRGEGKVKSIEDINNIVIKTSNGNPILVKNVANVKYGAANRFGAITGNGEGEKVLGQVMMLKGGNSKQVIDDVKARVLEIEKTLPKGVYINGFLERSELVGKTTFTVAENLILGCLIVIFVVVLLLGNWRSGLVVASVIPLCLLFAISFMNIFGIDANLMSLGAIDFGIIIDGAVIIVEFIAFQIAHKSKHLVGLSKEDRQIQIDEITYKSASKMMNSAVFGQLIILIVFIPILSLSGVEGKMFKPMAMTFSFALVGAMLFCFTYVPVISSLFLKPKEENPNSLSNRLINKLNSWYLPSINWALNNTKKVLYGALGLLVMAVLLFTTMGGEFIPTLDEGDFVIQPVLKTGTSLTKTIETTTKIEQIILKNFPEVEQVVSRIGAAEVPTDPMSMEESDVIVKLNPKSEWVSADTKDGLADKIKEAIEKKIPNMEIEFTQPIEMRFNELISGTRSDVAVKVFGDDLDILARKADEIAKAIKNVEGASDIIIEKTEGLPQMAVKYNRSKIAQYGMNIADLNDVLSLAFSGKIVGTVFEGEKRFDMVIRSDKSNRTDIQDIQNLYVSTPNGNQIPMQELATIEYTTGPAKISRDNTNRRIVVGINVRNRDLQSVVDDIQKIVNTKIKLPTGYRVTYGGQFENLQSAKDRLMIAVPIALALIFILLYFAFGSIKEALMVYSAIPLSAVGGILFLWIRDLPFSISAGVGFIALFGIAVLNGIVLIEHFKELKHQGMKDINELILKGTTDRLRPVLLTASAAALGFLPMAISSSAGAEVQRPLATVVIGGLFTATLLTMLVLPILYKILDTKEFKKPKFKKHHTGTYIIAFFFFTSFGFAQNNTAELDSLIAKGIANNKNIKALQLQVDKAEISIKSAYSFDKTMVYYSYDQNNLAINNEPLKVFGIQQTFAFPTVYGAHKKVLTAEFEKEKSRLALQKNQLANEISVKYNQIVYVQHKQKLYQYLDSLYQNFSKASDRRFELGESNYLEKITAQAKFRQINTQLIQLEKEKTGLYEMLQVLVQSEEKISISSTELEQKNSLSYTNNKELYNSYYQNITDIYKKQISFQKQQALPDIHLQYFQGKNTGLSSSLYGFQVGIGIPLFYNSSKNKVAKLELQSWETQKESEMLKIEAHLKQKNQELDQYKECINYYDQYGKKLSEEILKVANMSYKHGEIDFFQYILSLDNATSIQIDYLDALLQYNLTQLQLQYITIQ; encoded by the coding sequence ATGTTAGAAAAAATAATTGCTTTCAGTCTTAAAAATAAATTCATTGTTATTTTATTTACATTAGGCATTCTTGGATTTGGATTGTATTCGCTTACCCAAATCTCTATTGGTGCTGTGCCAGATGTAACCAATAACCAAGTGCAAGTTATCACAACTTCACAAAATCTTTCAACTCAAGATATAGAACAATATATTACGTATCCTGTTGAATTAGAAATGGCAAACTTACCAGGAGTAGAAGAAATTCGCTCTATTTCAAAATTCGGATTATCCGTTGTAACTATTGTCTTTAATGACGAAATAGGAACGTATTTACCAAGACAATTAATTGCTGAAAAAATAAAATCAGCTTCTGAAAAAATTCCTGCTGGTTTTGGAACTCCACAAATGGGGCCAATCACAACAGGTTTAGGTGAAATTTATCAATACACTTTAGAGGTAAAACCCGAATATAAAGATGAATATTCTGTTACTGATTTAAGAACCTTGCAAGATTGGGTTGTTAAACGTCAATTATCTGGAATAAAAGGTGTTGTAGAAATCAATACTTGGGGGGGCTATTTAAAACAATATGAAATAGCTGTTGTTCCATCTGCTTTAAAGTCCATGAACATTACAATAAGTGATGTTTTAACAGCTTTAGAAAAAAACAACAGTATAGCAGGTGGTGCTTACATCGAAAAAACCAATCAAAGTTATTTCATTCGTGGAGAAGGAAAAGTAAAATCCATTGAAGACATTAATAACATTGTGATTAAAACTTCAAATGGAAATCCAATTTTAGTTAAAAATGTCGCTAATGTAAAATATGGTGCAGCCAATCGTTTTGGAGCTATAACAGGAAACGGTGAAGGTGAAAAAGTTTTAGGGCAAGTCATGATGCTAAAAGGAGGAAACTCCAAACAAGTCATTGATGATGTTAAAGCAAGAGTTTTAGAAATAGAAAAAACATTACCAAAAGGAGTTTACATAAACGGATTTTTAGAACGAAGTGAACTAGTAGGAAAAACCACTTTTACGGTAGCAGAGAACCTTATTTTAGGTTGTTTGATTGTAATTTTTGTAGTGGTTTTATTATTAGGAAATTGGCGTTCAGGTTTAGTAGTAGCTTCTGTGATTCCCTTATGTTTATTATTTGCCATTTCCTTTATGAATATTTTCGGAATTGATGCCAATTTAATGAGTTTAGGGGCTATTGATTTTGGAATAATAATCGATGGAGCCGTCATTATAGTCGAGTTTATTGCCTTCCAAATTGCTCATAAATCCAAGCATTTAGTTGGATTGTCAAAAGAAGACAGACAAATTCAAATTGATGAAATCACTTATAAAAGTGCTTCAAAAATGATGAATTCAGCAGTTTTTGGTCAACTAATCATCTTAATTGTATTCATTCCTATTTTATCACTTTCTGGAGTGGAAGGAAAAATGTTTAAACCTATGGCAATGACGTTTAGTTTTGCTTTAGTTGGAGCTATGTTATTCTGTTTTACTTATGTTCCAGTAATTTCATCTTTATTTTTAAAACCAAAAGAAGAGAACCCAAACTCACTTTCCAATAGATTGATTAACAAATTGAATTCTTGGTATTTACCTTCCATAAATTGGGCTTTAAATAACACTAAAAAAGTTTTGTACGGAGCATTAGGACTTTTGGTCATGGCAGTACTTTTATTTACAACCATGGGTGGAGAATTTATTCCAACTTTAGATGAAGGAGATTTTGTAATTCAACCCGTTTTAAAAACAGGAACGTCTCTAACTAAGACTATTGAAACTACTACAAAAATCGAACAAATTATTCTGAAAAACTTTCCCGAAGTAGAACAAGTAGTTAGTAGGATAGGAGCAGCTGAAGTGCCAACCGATCCAATGAGTATGGAAGAAAGTGACGTAATTGTCAAATTAAACCCAAAATCAGAATGGGTTTCAGCGGATACCAAAGATGGATTAGCGGATAAAATTAAAGAAGCGATAGAAAAAAAGATTCCAAACATGGAAATCGAATTCACACAACCTATTGAGATGCGTTTTAACGAATTAATTTCAGGAACACGTTCAGATGTTGCTGTAAAAGTTTTTGGAGACGATTTAGATATTTTAGCTCGAAAAGCGGATGAAATTGCCAAAGCGATTAAAAATGTAGAAGGAGCTTCAGATATTATAATCGAAAAAACAGAAGGTTTACCTCAAATGGCTGTCAAATACAACCGCTCAAAAATAGCCCAATACGGAATGAACATTGCCGATTTAAATGATGTTTTATCACTAGCTTTCTCAGGAAAAATAGTGGGAACTGTATTTGAAGGTGAAAAACGTTTCGATATGGTCATTCGTTCGGACAAAAGCAATCGTACTGATATTCAAGATATTCAAAATTTATATGTTTCTACTCCAAATGGAAATCAAATTCCAATGCAAGAATTAGCTACAATTGAATACACAACTGGACCAGCAAAAATTTCAAGAGATAATACTAACAGAAGAATTGTAGTTGGAATTAACGTTAGAAATAGAGATTTACAAAGTGTTGTAGATGATATTCAGAAAATTGTGAATACAAAAATTAAATTACCAACAGGTTATAGAGTAACTTATGGTGGACAATTTGAAAACTTACAAAGTGCAAAAGACCGATTAATGATTGCTGTTCCTATTGCTTTAGCTTTGATTTTTATCTTATTATACTTTGCTTTTGGATCAATTAAAGAAGCGTTGATGGTGTATTCAGCGATTCCATTATCTGCTGTTGGAGGAATTTTATTCTTATGGATTCGTGATTTACCATTCAGTATTTCAGCTGGTGTAGGATTTATTGCTCTTTTCGGAATAGCCGTTTTAAATGGAATTGTATTAATCGAACATTTTAAAGAACTAAAACACCAAGGTATGAAAGATATCAACGAATTAATTTTGAAAGGAACAACTGATAGATTAAGACCTGTTTTACTAACAGCAAGTGCAGCTGCATTAGGGTTCTTACCAATGGCAATTTCTTCTTCAGCTGGAGCAGAAGTGCAAAGACCATTAGCAACCGTTGTAATTGGTGGATTATTCACAGCAACATTATTAACGATGTTAGTTTTACCAATTCTTTATAAAATTTTAGATACCAAAGAATTTAAAAAACCAAAATTTAAAAAACACCATACAGGAACTTATATTATTGCTTTTTTCTTTTTTACAAGTTTTGGATTTGCACAGAATAATACTGCTGAACTAGATAGTTTAATTGCAAAAGGTATTGCAAACAATAAAAACATTAAAGCTTTACAATTGCAAGTAGATAAAGCTGAAATTTCTATTAAGTCAGCCTATTCTTTTGATAAAACAATGGTTTATTACAGTTATGACCAAAATAATTTAGCTATAAATAACGAACCTTTAAAAGTGTTTGGAATTCAACAAACATTTGCTTTTCCAACCGTTTATGGTGCTCATAAAAAAGTTTTGACCGCTGAATTTGAAAAAGAAAAATCAAGATTAGCACTTCAAAAAAATCAGTTAGCCAATGAAATTTCTGTAAAATACAACCAAATTGTTTATGTGCAGCACAAACAAAAATTGTATCAGTACTTAGATAGTTTATATCAAAATTTCTCAAAAGCAAGTGATAGAAGATTTGAATTAGGAGAAAGTAATTATCTAGAAAAAATCACAGCTCAAGCTAAATTTCGTCAAATAAATACCCAATTAATTCAGTTAGAAAAAGAAAAGACTGGATTATATGAAATGTTGCAAGTTTTGGTTCAATCAGAGGAAAAAATCAGTATAAGTTCAACTGAATTAGAACAAAAAAATAGTTTAAGTTATACTAACAATAAAGAACTTTATAATTCATATTATCAGAATATTACAGATATTTATAAAAAACAAATTAGTTTTCAAAAACAACAAGCTTTACCTGATATTCATTTGCAATATTTTCAAGGAAAGAACACAGGATTATCTTCTTCATTATATGGTTTTCAAGTTGGAATTGGCATTCCGTTATTCTACAATAGTTCAAAAAATAAAGTAGCAAAATTAGAATTACAAAGTTGGGAAACTCAAAAAGAAAGTGAAATGCTGAAAATCGAAGCTCATTTAAAACAAAAAAACCAGGAGTTAGACCAGTATAAAGAATGCATCAATTATTATGATCAATATGGTAAAAAGCTTTCAGAAGAAATTCTAAAAGTAGCCAACATGAGTTATAAACATGGAGAAATTGACTTTTTTCAATACATTTTAAGTCTAGATAATGCTACATCAATCCAAATTGATTATTTGGATGCTTTATTACAATACAATTTAACACAATTGCAATTACAATATATAACAATACAATAA
- a CDS encoding sensor histidine kinase, protein MTNFFSFSFKNRIAFNYIISSSILIALVFVCIHFIVKFSVNQHINAGIQEELNKHLDDVSTDENDTYLIQVDQWRAREHNSIKVNPVFVEFYDDNKQLIDKSPNLNDSNLELFPNTCNNKFVNASLNDVPLRQIQTTIINKGKIVGYVVVAMSLEDFEIVAILTNTLLISFPIILIILFLIARFFAGRSIKPVQTIIETSSKITKDNLQTRIPLPNNQDELYILSENINHLLDRIENTIEREKQFTSDASHELRTPLAVMKGTMEVLIRKPRTQEEYQSKISFCIAEVDRLNHMVDQLLLLARFENQKQNIKKESIYLNAIILDGLTRFSDKIESKKLSIKTNFSEDYYLMSDNYLVYIIISNLISNAIKYTNCNGEVSISLVTKNNAIDFYIKDNGVGISNEDLNKIFGSFYRSDVSNHPEIKGTGLGLSIVKRLCDLLKIEIILNSTLNIGTEVKLIFPLGNPK, encoded by the coding sequence ATGACTAATTTTTTCTCATTTTCGTTCAAAAATAGAATTGCATTTAATTATATTATTAGTAGTTCAATTCTTATTGCTCTTGTTTTTGTATGCATCCATTTTATTGTTAAATTTAGTGTGAACCAACATATTAATGCTGGTATTCAAGAAGAATTAAATAAGCATTTAGATGATGTTTCAACAGATGAAAATGATACCTATTTAATTCAGGTAGATCAATGGAGAGCTAGAGAACATAATTCAATAAAAGTAAATCCTGTTTTTGTAGAATTCTATGACGATAATAAACAACTGATTGATAAATCACCAAATCTTAATGATTCTAATCTTGAATTATTTCCAAATACTTGTAATAACAAATTTGTCAATGCTTCATTAAATGATGTACCACTTCGACAGATTCAAACAACAATTATAAATAAAGGAAAAATTGTTGGCTATGTTGTGGTTGCCATGTCTTTAGAAGATTTTGAAATAGTAGCTATTCTAACAAATACTTTACTTATATCTTTTCCTATAATTTTAATTATATTGTTTCTCATTGCTCGATTTTTTGCAGGAAGAAGTATCAAACCCGTTCAAACAATTATAGAAACTTCAAGTAAGATTACTAAGGACAATCTGCAAACCAGAATTCCTTTACCAAATAATCAGGATGAATTGTATATACTTTCTGAAAATATTAATCACCTGTTGGATAGAATTGAAAATACGATTGAAAGAGAAAAACAATTTACTTCTGATGCATCTCATGAATTAAGGACACCTTTAGCTGTTATGAAAGGAACAATGGAGGTTTTAATTCGCAAACCAAGAACACAAGAAGAATATCAGTCTAAAATAAGCTTTTGTATTGCCGAAGTTGATCGCTTGAATCATATGGTCGATCAATTGCTCCTTTTAGCTCGTTTTGAAAATCAAAAACAAAATATAAAAAAGGAATCTATTTATTTAAACGCTATTATTTTAGATGGTTTAACTCGATTTTCTGATAAAATTGAAAGCAAAAAACTTAGTATCAAAACTAACTTTAGTGAAGATTATTATTTGATGTCAGATAACTATTTAGTATATATCATCATTAGTAATTTAATTTCTAACGCTATTAAGTATACAAATTGCAATGGAGAAGTTTCTATTTCATTAGTTACCAAGAATAATGCTATTGATTTTTATATAAAAGACAATGGTGTGGGTATTTCAAACGAGGATTTGAATAAAATATTTGGCTCTTTTTATCGTTCAGATGTTTCTAATCATCCAGAAATAAAAGGAACAGGTTTAGGATTGTCCATTGTGAAAAGATTATGTGATTTACTAAAAATTGAAATTATATTAAATAGTACTTTAAATATTGGAACAGAAGTAAAATTAATTTTCCCTTTAGGAAATCCTAAGTAG
- a CDS encoding response regulator transcription factor encodes MHILIIEDEKGIINFLKQGLEEEGYVISYATNGEEGLEKALKTPVDLILLDWMIPKMSGLDVCKAIRVENKTIPILFLTAKDTLQETIEGLKAGANDYIKKPFSFEELLERIKIHFRTKNEATILTLGNISLNLSTYQVFIDQNEIILTQREFELLQYLIKNKGTVCTRNKIIEDVWDIHFEYDTGVIDVFINAIRKKLNLTKEQELIKTIRGVGYIAND; translated from the coding sequence ATGCATATTTTAATCATAGAAGATGAAAAAGGGATTATTAATTTTCTAAAACAAGGTTTAGAGGAAGAAGGTTACGTGATTTCTTATGCGACAAATGGAGAAGAAGGGTTAGAAAAAGCATTGAAAACACCTGTAGATTTAATTCTTTTAGATTGGATGATACCAAAAATGAGCGGATTAGACGTTTGCAAAGCCATTCGAGTAGAAAATAAAACAATTCCAATATTATTCTTAACTGCAAAAGACACTCTTCAAGAAACTATTGAGGGTTTAAAAGCAGGTGCAAATGATTATATAAAAAAGCCATTTAGTTTTGAGGAACTTTTAGAACGAATTAAGATACATTTTAGAACAAAAAATGAAGCTACCATTCTTACATTAGGAAATATAAGTTTAAACCTTAGTACTTATCAGGTGTTTATTGATCAAAATGAAATTATATTAACACAAAGAGAGTTTGAACTTTTGCAATATTTAATTAAAAATAAAGGTACTGTTTGTACTAGAAATAAAATTATTGAAGACGTTTGGGACATTCATTTTGAATATGATACAGGTGTAATTGACGTATTTATTAATGCTATTCGAAAGAAATTAAACTTAACTAAAGAACAAGAATTAATAAAAACTATTAGAGGAGTAGGCTATATTGCAAATGACTAA
- a CDS encoding DUF3570 domain-containing protein — MKYITVLLLGFGLFSYSQEKDSTNVTYKKRVLENIEVDFLASYYKQDGIHSAVSGGKGMEDLTDITPTIVVAVPLNDDAVLTIDAGISAYSSASSGNINPFDSNTPSPWQASSGASASDALTSLVTNYSHSSDDRNTVWNAHLSGSVEYDYSSIGFGGGITKLFNDKNSEINLSANVYLDTWSPIYPKELQDFASYGNTNGGIFNNFTITGNTAYNPNKFSFHENKNRNSYAVSLSFSQVATKKMQFSLFLDVLQQQGLLSTPYQRIYFADVADSFINEFQLADDIERLPDSRFKVPVGARLNYYVNERLVIRSYYRYYWDNWDISSHTMNIELPIKLSDKFTVFPMYRYYTQQKSKYFAPYEQHLSTEKYYTSDYDLSTFNANQYGVGIGYTDIFMDRKIWKFGLKNIDFRYNHYKRSDGLFANIVSFGIKFVQQ, encoded by the coding sequence ATGAAATATATAACAGTATTATTACTCGGATTCGGTTTGTTCTCCTATAGTCAAGAAAAAGACTCTACAAATGTGACATATAAAAAGCGAGTATTAGAAAATATAGAAGTTGATTTTTTAGCGAGTTACTATAAACAAGATGGTATTCATTCTGCTGTTTCTGGAGGAAAAGGAATGGAAGATTTAACAGATATTACTCCAACAATCGTTGTTGCAGTACCTTTAAATGATGATGCAGTTTTAACCATTGATGCCGGTATTTCTGCTTATTCTTCTGCTTCATCAGGAAATATTAATCCTTTCGATAGTAATACACCTAGTCCTTGGCAAGCTTCTTCTGGTGCTTCAGCTTCAGATGCTTTAACAAGTTTAGTAACAAATTACAGTCATAGTTCAGATGATAGGAATACCGTTTGGAACGCACATTTATCTGGTTCAGTAGAGTATGATTATTCATCTATTGGCTTTGGTGGTGGAATAACTAAATTATTCAATGATAAGAACTCTGAAATTAATTTATCTGCAAACGTATATTTAGACACTTGGAGTCCAATTTACCCTAAAGAATTGCAAGATTTCGCTTCTTATGGTAATACAAATGGAGGTATATTTAATAATTTCACTATAACTGGAAACACAGCTTATAATCCAAATAAGTTTTCTTTTCATGAGAATAAAAACAGAAATTCTTACGCAGTTTCTTTAAGTTTTTCTCAGGTAGCAACAAAAAAGATGCAATTTTCTTTGTTTTTAGATGTACTACAACAACAAGGATTATTATCAACTCCTTATCAAAGAATTTATTTTGCAGATGTTGCCGATTCGTTTATTAACGAATTTCAATTAGCAGATGATATTGAACGCTTACCAGATAGTCGTTTTAAAGTACCTGTAGGTGCTAGATTGAATTATTATGTTAATGAACGTCTAGTAATTCGTTCTTATTATCGTTATTATTGGGATAACTGGGATATTTCTTCTCATACAATGAATATTGAATTACCCATTAAATTGTCTGATAAGTTTACTGTTTTTCCAATGTATCGTTATTATACACAACAGAAATCTAAATATTTTGCACCATACGAGCAACATCTTTCTACTGAAAAATATTATACTTCCGATTATGATTTATCTACTTTTAATGCTAATCAATATGGTGTTGGTATTGGATACACCGATATTTTTATGGATAGAAAAATTTGGAAATTTGGATTAAAAAATATCGATTTTAGGTACAATCATTATAAAAGGAGCGATGGTTTATTCGCTAATATTGTGTCTTTTGGAATTAAATTTGTTCAACAATAA
- a CDS encoding DUF4266 domain-containing protein — MRKIILVIAILSLGYSCNSVKEYDKQYINDPDMKLTAKSSERFETNFQVYREAAAGANGGKTGGGCGCN, encoded by the coding sequence ATGAGAAAAATAATTTTAGTAATAGCAATCCTTTCTTTAGGATATTCATGCAATAGTGTCAAAGAATATGACAAACAGTATATTAATGATCCTGATATGAAACTAACGGCAAAATCGTCTGAAAGGTTTGAAACCAATTTTCAAGTATATCGTGAGGCTGCTGCAGGAGCGAATGGTGGAAAAACAGGTGGTGGTTGTGGTTGTAACTAA
- a CDS encoding FAD:protein FMN transferase has translation MKKLSFFVLFWVVTTISFGQVIHKSKASLLGSPFEITVIAKDSIEGKQFCDIAIDEVKRIENQISDWIPTSQISKVNQNAGIQPIKVEVEVFDLVERAIKISQLTKGAFDISYASMDKIWKFDGSMKEMPTQEAIKKSVVRVGYQKIILDAKLKTIFLKEKGMKLGLGGIGQGYIADRIKELLKSKGCTAGIVNVSGDINTWGHQIDGKPWTVAIVNPLNKNKVFATFPLIDSAVETSGNYEKYVTFNGKRYSHIIDPRTGYPASGIISISVFAKQTEIADAIATGVFVLGVEVGLDLVNQINGIECIIIDDEGTIHHSKNIDLKSE, from the coding sequence ATGAAAAAACTAAGCTTTTTTGTTTTATTTTGGGTAGTAACTACTATTTCTTTCGGACAAGTTATACACAAAAGTAAAGCATCTTTATTAGGTAGTCCTTTTGAAATTACTGTAATTGCAAAAGATTCCATTGAAGGGAAACAGTTTTGTGATATAGCTATAGATGAAGTAAAAAGAATTGAAAACCAAATATCGGATTGGATTCCTACTTCTCAAATATCAAAGGTAAATCAAAATGCAGGTATTCAACCAATAAAAGTGGAAGTGGAAGTTTTTGATTTAGTAGAAAGAGCAATTAAGATTTCGCAATTAACTAAGGGTGCTTTTGATATTAGTTATGCATCTATGGATAAAATTTGGAAATTTGATGGAAGCATGAAAGAAATGCCAACTCAAGAGGCTATTAAAAAATCTGTAGTAAGAGTAGGTTATCAAAAAATAATTCTAGACGCTAAATTGAAAACAATTTTCCTTAAAGAGAAAGGGATGAAATTGGGATTAGGAGGCATAGGTCAAGGTTATATTGCAGATAGAATAAAAGAATTACTTAAAAGTAAAGGTTGTACAGCTGGAATAGTAAATGTATCGGGAGATATTAATACTTGGGGACATCAAATAGATGGAAAACCTTGGACAGTAGCAATTGTTAATCCTTTGAATAAGAATAAAGTATTTGCTACATTTCCGCTTATAGATAGTGCAGTGGAGACCTCAGGAAATTATGAGAAGTATGTCACTTTCAACGGGAAGCGATATTCACATATTATAGATCCTAGAACTGGTTATCCAGCCTCTGGTATTATTAGTATTTCTGTTTTTGCAAAACAAACTGAGATTGCAGATGCTATAGCTACAGGTGTTTTTGTATTAGGAGTAGAGGTTGGTTTAGACCTTGTGAATCAGATAAATGGAATTGAATGTATTATTATTGATGATGAAGGAACAATTCATCATTCAAAAAACATAGACCTTAAATCAGAATAA
- a CDS encoding thioredoxin family protein encodes MKKILIILFILFANISFSQDWKYDFEQAKKVAVAEGKDILMVFSGSDWCAPCIRLDKNIWQSEAFIKESSEKWILVKVNFPRKKSNQLSDNQTAHNRALAEKYNNEGSFPLVVLLNSEGTIFGKMGFKNVSPDEYIKMIYALK; translated from the coding sequence ATGAAAAAGATTCTCATCATTCTGTTTATTTTATTTGCCAATATAAGCTTCTCACAAGATTGGAAATATGATTTTGAACAAGCTAAAAAAGTAGCTGTTGCAGAAGGAAAGGATATACTAATGGTTTTTTCAGGATCCGATTGGTGTGCTCCTTGCATTCGTTTAGATAAAAATATTTGGCAGTCGGAAGCATTCATTAAAGAATCATCTGAAAAATGGATTTTAGTCAAAGTAAACTTTCCAAGAAAAAAATCTAATCAATTATCAGATAATCAAACAGCTCACAATAGAGCCTTAGCAGAAAAGTATAATAATGAAGGAAGTTTTCCTTTAGTTGTTTTATTAAATTCAGAAGGAACTATTTTTGGAAAAATGGGATTTAAAAATGTTTCTCCAGATGAGTATATTAAGATGATTTATGCTTTAAAATAA